The stretch of DNA GGCTGTACCTCTTTTGGAACATGGTGGACGGTAGGGAGAAAACAGACCTTTACACCGCCTACGACAAGACCATTAAGGAACTGGAACTGCCGCTGATGAAAACCTTTATCCCCGATACCAAACGCTACAAAAAGGAACTGGTGGCGGATAAAAAGGCGGTGTTCCGCTCCACGCTCTTTCCCGCCAGCCGCCCGCTGGTAAGGGGAAGCAACTTGGAAGAACTGATAACCGAAATAGTGTACTACATCAAATTAAAATGATATGGCAAAGCAAAGCGGCGGGATGCCGAAGATAGACGAGGATTTCATGAAAGAGCTTATCTCGCAGGGTGTTCCCAGTAAAGAAGATAATAAACCGAATGATGCACCACATACCAATCTTGCATCACAAGTTACCCAAGAGGAACAGCAGACGGAAACGGTGCGGGTGGAGAAAACGACAAACCGCAAGCGCAAGGGCGGTTCGGGCGACTACCGGGAAACCTACTTTCAGAAAGTAGAACTGGCAGACCGACAGCCCTTGTACGTGAGCCGTACCACGCACGAAAAGCTGATGCGTATCGTGACAGTGATAGGCGGGCGCAAGGTGACGGTAAGCAGCTACGTGGAAAACATTCTGCTGCGACACTTCGAGCAGTACCAAGACGAGATAAACACCCTGTACGAAAGCAACTTCCAAAAGCCTGTCTGACTATGGTAATCTATTGCATACTTACCGGGCTTTTGGTGTACTATATCGCCCTATGGCTGTGGTATCGCTACACGGACAGCCGGACATCACCGGGCAGAACGGATGATGCGCCACTCCCACGAAACGGGGTTTCGGGCTACACGCTGATAGGTGAAAGCCGATACAAGGGCGGACTAATCGGGACAGCGCAGGACAAATCGGGACACATCCCGCAAGCGGCTGAAAATGATACTATTTTTGCGCCGCAGGCTGACGGACAGCCGGAAGAAAACATTCCGGAAGCAGCAGCCGAAGCGGAAGAAACGCCCGGTTACGAGAATGACGAACCCGACTACGAGGACGAGGAAATAGCCGGGTACATGGACGGTGACGATGATACCGGACGGGCTACGGGCGTGAGCTTCGATGAACTGGGCGTTTCTTCCGCTACGGCTGCTGTCCCTG from Barnesiella propionica encodes:
- a CDS encoding DUF3408 domain-containing protein, with translation MAKQSGGMPKIDEDFMKELISQGVPSKEDNKPNDAPHTNLASQVTQEEQQTETVRVEKTTNRKRKGGSGDYRETYFQKVELADRQPLYVSRTTHEKLMRIVTVIGGRKVTVSSYVENILLRHFEQYQDEINTLYESNFQKPV